The genome window GATGTGCTCCGCCCGTTGCGGGTCGCTGTCGAATTTGAGTTGTAGCCAGGGCATGGCGCGTCCTGAAGGGCGCGGGGCGAGGCGCCCCGCGCGATTTTATTTAAGGCCCAGCTTCTTTTCCAGATAGTGGATGCTGGTGCCGCCGGCGCGGAAGGCGGCATCGCGTACCAGGCGGCGGTGCAAGGGGATGTTGGTCTTGATGCCGTCCACCACCAGTTCGTCCAGGGCCGTGGCCATGCGCGCCAGGGCCGAATCACGGGTGCTGCCGTGGGTGATCAGCTTGCCGATCATGGAGTCGTAGTAGGGCGGGACGATGTATCCGCTATAGATGTGGGAGTCCACCCGCACGCCGAGGCCGCCCGGGGCATGATAACTGGAGATGGTGCCGGGACAGGGCATGAAGTTGTCCGGGTCCTCGGCATTGATGCGGCATTCGACGGCATGGCCGTTGATGCGGATGTCTTCCTGGCGCAAGGACAGTTTTGCCCCGGCGGCGACGCACAGCTGCTCCTTGACCAGGTCGACACCGGTGATCATCTCCGTGACCGGGTGTTCTACCTGCAGGCGGGTATTCATCTCAATGAAGAAGAATTCGCCCTTTTCATATAGGAATTCAAAGGTGCCGGCGCCGCGATAGCCGATCTTGCGGCAGGCCTCGGCGCACACCTCGCCCATCTTGTTGCGCAGCTTGGCGCTGAGCCCGGGGGCGGGCGCCTCTTCGATGACCTTCTGGTGGCGGCGTTGCATGGAGCAGTCGCGCTCGCCCAGGTGGATGGCGTTGCCGTGGGTGTCGGCCATCACCTGGAACTCGATATGGCGCGGGTTTTCCAGGAATTTTTCCATATAGAGCGTATCGTTGCCGAAGGCGTTGCCGGCCTCGACCCGGGTGAGCGTGATGGCGTGCAGCAGGGTGGCCTCGCTGTTGACCACGCGCATGCCGCGGCCGCCGCCACCGCCGGCGGCCTTGATGATGACCGGGTAGCCGATGTCGCGCGCCAGGCGCAGGATCTCGTCAGTGTCATCGCCCAGCGGTCCGCCGGAGCCGGGTACGCAGGGCACGCCGCTGGCCTTCATGGCATTGATGGCGGAGATCTTGTCGCCCATCAAGCGGATGGTTTCGGGCTTGGGGCCGATGAAGACGAAGCCGCTTTCCTCGACCCGTTCGGCGAAGTCGGCGTTTTCGGAAAGAAAGCCGTAGCCGGGGTGTATGGCCACCGCATCGGTGACTTCCGCGGCGCTGATCAGGGCCGGAATATTGAGATAACTGTGGGTGGAATCGGCCGGACCGATGCAGACCGATTCGTCCGCCAGGCGCACATGCTTCAGGCCGCGGTCGGCGGTGGAGTGCACGGCCACGGTCTTGATGCCCAGTTCACGGCAGGCGCGCAGGATGCGCAGGGCGATTTCGCCGCGGTTTGCGATAACAACTTTCTCGAACATAGATTTCTAAACCATTCCTTGAGCTGACGTGGTTGAGGGGATAACCCGGAAAGGTGTTCCGCAATTACTCGATGACGAACAGCGGCTGGCCGTATTCGATGGGCTGGCCGTTGTCCACCAGGATGGCGGCGATCTTGCCCGACTTGTCGGCATCGATGTGATTGAGCATCTTCATTGCTTCGATAATACACAGGGTGTCGCCGACGCTGACCTGCTGGCCGACTTCGACAAAGGGTTTGGCGCCCGGTGAGGGGGCACGATAAAAGGTGCCCACCATCGGGGAGGTGACTTCGTGTCCCGTGGGGACGGCGGGTTCCGGCGTCGCCGCCTCGGTGGCGGGCGCGGCGGCAGGTGCCGGAGCCGCTGCCGGCATGGCCGGCATTACCGGTGCCGGGGTTTGGGCCGAATAGCGGCTGATACGCACCGACTCCTCGCCTTCGTGGATCTCGATCTCGGCAACATCCGATTCTTCCAGTAATGCGATTAGGGCTTTGATTTTACGTGTGTCCATGTCTGTAACCGTCGTTG of Candidatus Tenderia electrophaga contains these proteins:
- a CDS encoding acetyl-CoA carboxylase biotin carboxylase subunit (an AccC homodimer forms the biotin carboxylase subunit of the acetyl CoA carboxylase, an enzyme that catalyzes the formation of malonyl-CoA, which in turn controls the rate of fatty acid metabolism) → MFEKVVIANRGEIALRILRACRELGIKTVAVHSTADRGLKHVRLADESVCIGPADSTHSYLNIPALISAAEVTDAVAIHPGYGFLSENADFAERVEESGFVFIGPKPETIRLMGDKISAINAMKASGVPCVPGSGGPLGDDTDEILRLARDIGYPVIIKAAGGGGGRGMRVVNSEATLLHAITLTRVEAGNAFGNDTLYMEKFLENPRHIEFQVMADTHGNAIHLGERDCSMQRRHQKVIEEAPAPGLSAKLRNKMGEVCAEACRKIGYRGAGTFEFLYEKGEFFFIEMNTRLQVEHPVTEMITGVDLVKEQLCVAAGAKLSLRQEDIRINGHAVECRINAEDPDNFMPCPGTISSYHAPGGLGVRVDSHIYSGYIVPPYYDSMIGKLITHGSTRDSALARMATALDELVVDGIKTNIPLHRRLVRDAAFRAGGTSIHYLEKKLGLK
- a CDS encoding acetyl-CoA carboxylase biotin carboxyl carrier protein subunit (composes the biotin carboxyl carrier protein subunit of the acetyl-CoA carboxylase complex, the enzyme that catalyzes the carboxylation of acetyl-CoA to malonyl-CoA, which in turn controls the rate of fatty acid metabolism), whose amino-acid sequence is MDTRKIKALIALLEESDVAEIEIHEGEESVRISRYSAQTPAPVMPAMPAAAPAPAAAPATEAATPEPAVPTGHEVTSPMVGTFYRAPSPGAKPFVEVGQQVSVGDTLCIIEAMKMLNHIDADKSGKIAAILVDNGQPIEYGQPLFVIE